CGTCTTGGGAAGACCGCTCATGACCTCCCGGCCCTTGACCTCGACCCGACCCTCGCACGGGGGCGACGCCGCAGAGCCAATGTGGCGATTGATCTCCTCGGCGGTGCGCTCACCTATGGCCAGCCCGCACTCACGGCGCACGTAGGCCTGGATGGCGGCGTCGATATCGCGTTCTAATGATC
The nucleotide sequence above comes from Acidimicrobiales bacterium. Encoded proteins:
- a CDS encoding rod shape-determining protein; translation: MDEERRSLERDIDAAIQAYVRRECGLAIGERTAEEINRHIGSAASPPCEGRVEVKGREVMSGLPKT